Genomic segment of Panicum virgatum strain AP13 chromosome 2K, P.virgatum_v5, whole genome shotgun sequence:
ACAACAGATTACTAGATGACTACGTGAGCCATCCAAGTATCCAACCTGGATGCTGTTTGGCAACGTTTTCCCTAATATATGGAGGGATTTCCTATTCCAAGCAATGGTGCCACCATTGTTAACAGATCTTGCAAATCACTATTGCAAACTTAATCTGGAGACTACAAAAGAAAGTCTGCATGTAAGAACATGCTCGATGTAAATTTGTAGTGTTCAGATTGAATTCATAATTGTTGTTTTGTAAGATTTGTCTATGACTGTGGTAGTACTTTTTTAACAAGGTTTTTGGGAGTTCCTCATGGCCAGCTATGTTCGCTGGTCCCCTCTAGGATTTTAGTTATATAATATTATTTTACAAAATGAATACAAGCTGGATCTTAAGATGGGTGCAGGTGTCTTATTTAGTATATATTGGttctagatctgaggggtggGACATAAGATGCGGAAGTCTGTGGATCACTGGCTGGGTTTGGTAAGGTTGGTTTTGACAGCCAATGTGTATGGGATGCACTCTAACAAAACTGACTATTCCCAGTTGACTGCAGGGTTCTGTTGCATCTCTAAGGCATGAGAGCCACAGTAATTAGTGGTGCAAATCTGAATTGCATTACCTCCTATTTGCCCCTTTAGCATGATAGATATGCATTACTATCAGCTAACGGTTCATAGGTTGTTCTCCAACTTATAGGAAGATTTTAGTCATCTAAGTTATCACTGTAAATGATTTGAGAACTGTATTCAGCTCTCCATCTATtctgtatttaacattgatagGAGAAGTTGATTGATTGTTCACTATATTGGTTGAACCTAGGGGTTCTGCAGTACTTTCTCCTGGTATGTCCATTTGAATCAAATATAGATATGCAACTTGCAACTGTTTTTGAGGCATGCATTAAGATCTAATAGGTATGAAAACCGATGCATGTGAGAGCATCAGTTTCAGATATCAATGAACATGCTTGCTTATCTGTTTCCATAGAAGTTCTTTGAATATGTATATGTAACCAtgtcggattttttttttttatttcttttcttcttgTCTTTTGTGCATGTGATGCTGTATGATAGCCGTGAGATGTTCAACAAATGGCAAGCACAAAGGTGGTGGGCTGAAAATTATGACAAAGTTATGGAGCTTTACAATGTCCAGAGGTTTAATCAGACTGTCCCCCTCCCCACTACTCCAAAATCTGAAGATGAGGTGAGGATGCCACTCAATTTATCCCTTCTATCTATCTAAATAACTAGATATCAGATATATTTTGTGTTTTAGCTGATACATTGCTCCATGGCATTTGTTTCTTTCTATAGAGCTCCAAGGAAGACAGCCCAGTAACCCCGCCACTGGACAAGGAGCGACTGCCACACACCTTCCACGGACCAATGTCAGGTGGTGGAGCCATGGGCTACTCTTCTTCGGATTCTCTTGAGCATCACTCGAATCGTTACTGTaatggccaccaccaccatcatggACACCAGTTCTGCGATTCAATGGGCTTGGCATCGACGCCAAAGTTGTCAAGTATCAGTGGAGCCAAGACAGAAACTTCATCTATGGATGCATCAATGAGGACAAGCTCGTCTCCTGAAGAGGTTGACAGGTCTGGTGAGCTCTCGGTTTCCATCAGCAATGCAAGCGACCAGGAGAGGGAATGGGTCGAGGAAGATGAGCCTGGTGTATATATCACCATCCGGGCTTTGCCTGGTGGCATTAGGGAACTTCGTCGCGTTCGGTTCAGGTTTGTGTTCTGTGCTGCTTCATGGCTCGCCCATTATTATCTTAATCTAAATTTGCAATGTCGAACCAGAGTAACTTATAGTCAGCAAACTGACGAGGATCTACTAAATACATTGGAGATCAGAAGGCACACCTAAGCCTTCAACGAAATACAATTGCACTATTACTTCTCTCTGCACCAGATACATGATCACTTACATGATCCTTTTGTTGCAGCCGGGAGAAGTTCAGCGAGATGCATGCCAGGCTATGGTGGGAAGAGAACCGAGCGAGGATACACGAACAGTACCTCTGAGAAGACCCCTCACCATCAGAACAGAGAAAACTGCTCCCTTCACTTGAGCTGACGATGGTCCATGCTTGTACATCTGGCACTAACACTTGTCCGTGTATTCCGAGCTTTGTTCGATGTTTGTACTAACCTAGGGTCGCGGCAACTTTTGTATTTTTCGTTCCATTTTTTTACGGTTTGGTCTTCAGTTTGGACAGGATGTTTGTTTGAGCAACTCATTCAGGTCAAAAGGGTGTTTTAGCCtagtaaaaaaaagaataatgtACGCCTTCACTTTCTGGCTACCAAAGGTGTCTTTCCCTTATCTTGGGCAGTTCGTTGATCTTCAATTATGCATTTATACTAACATGCTATGTTCCATCTAGACTAGCTTCTGCGCACTATTTGGCTGTTGCCTGTTGCCATCGTCTTGTTGCACACAAGCCATTCCAGACATCACAATCATGAAGCACAAGTTGGTACTGAGTGGTTAGATATTCGGATGTAAATTGTAATTGGCCTGCCCCAACACAAAAACCACTAACGGCGGCTTGATTGCGACGCTAGTGAACTCGAGTtggtattcttttttttttctgaaaaggcTGAAGGAAGTTGTAGTAGTTGTCCTCTCCAGCatatcaagttttttttttggggtttTTTTGTCTAGAGGACACTCCCAAATTACAGTTTTGTGTACAACACACTGCACTCTTCAATTTTGTCTGATGACACTCTAGATGTAGCGTTTAGCTGGTTACACACCAGGCCCATTAAAAAAAGAATTTGCAGAGTATAGATGCCTTGTAAATGGACGATTCTGCCCTTGCTATATTTTGTGGCTCACGAGCAGCCTGGTAGCCTTATCTCTtccttgattttttttgttgcgcACGCATGGGCTCCTGGACGGCGGCTcctgggcggcgccgccgttctGGCTCGTAGGCTGTTGCCGCGCTTCGCCGCGTCTCTGGTTTGCTCCTGCGCATCGCACTAGGTGACGGACAAGGTGAGCATGCCGACGCCCCAATCCACCAACTAACCTGCAGCGATTCTCCTGATCTTGGAGGATCCGATGCCATCAAATCGATCCCCAAATCCTCGTCGAGTTGGCGGGCTATACAGTGTGGGATCTCCAACAAAAACTTTGGATCTGTCATGGGTTCCAGATGGGTAAGATTACCCTTCTTATTGCACATCCTCCTTTGATTTCAGGTCTATGTTTCAAAGAAAAAGGTGAATTTGGGATATAGATTTGCACGACCTGTTTGGTTCGATTTAGTCTGTGATATTAGATTTGTCTTAGTTTCTTTTTGCATTTTCCTACATTAGGTCGATTTAGtctgttatattttttttgacgGTCTAGTCTGTGATATTAGATTTGTCTTAGTTTCTTTTTGCATTTTCCTGCATTAGGATGGACCGTAACGCAGCCTGTATACTTGCCATTCGCATACCAGGCTATGAGGAGCATGGTACACAAGTTTATCATGTTACCTGTGATAAAAATTGGGTTCGCGATAAGGATACGATTTCATGGATGGATTTCTATGCTGATATAGATCTCGAGATAAAGCGAGGTAGTATCCAAAGTTTATCGGTGAGTTTTTGGGACAAGGTTGCATGCAAGTATATGGATATTGATTCTGACTCATCATTGCTTGCTGCAATTGATATGTACTGGGACATCAGAAAGCTTCCTCTAGTAGTTTCCGTGATTAACCAGCCATGTTATGAAAACAAGTCAGCTACTGATCTTACtattgttgatatgaaaacaagtcAGCTATATGACACTGAGGAAAGGCCTACTAATTATCTTGCTTATGACACCGAGGAAAGGGCTGCAGATGATCCTTGGGGTGAAAATGATGAAACAGAGTATGTTGgcaccaagaaaaggaagagatGCAAGAGATGTGGTCAGTTAGGACACATGCAAAAGACTTTTTATTTTTCCTAATCCTTGTTATCTTTTATAGTCGAGCTAAGAAAAATGcaatggaggaggccgaggtgcATGGTAGAATGGCGCTGGAGCATCTTATGCAATTCTGATTATTATGCTTTTGTGTGCAAGCAAACCGCGTAAAGCCTTTTGATGCTAAATTGATGTAATTTGAGATGTTAAGATTAAGCTTTGTGACATGATGGTCACTTGTTCCATACTAATTATTTTGTGACATGTTACGTGGTGTAAAAAATTATTATGTATGTGAATATATTGCACTGCAAGGATGACCAGTGGCCTTGCGTCCCTAGTTTTGGTGTATTATACATGGTCATGGGCATTTTAGTCTTTTTACTAGGCAATCTCTAGCTCCTCAAGCTGAAAAAAGACTAATTTAATGGGGATGGTGTGTTTCAGACAAAGCCACATTTTTGAGGTGTCCACAAGACTAAATCAAAATGTGAAGTGTGTTGCACACAAAAGCACCATTTCGTAGTGTCCCTCAGGcaaaacccccccccccccccccccccccccttttttttttcaagccTCCTTCGCTGGCTCTTTGTGCATAGGAACTAAAGCGAACAAAGCAAGCAGCACTTCGCGAGAAGAAAGTTGCTGGCCGTAGGATGGGCGTAATCAACGGTGCAGATTAAAAGTGCTGATAACTTGATAAGAAATTAGCATCTAGTGGTTCCTAGCTAGTACGGCTGTCGACTGATACAGTAGCATTCTTTGTTAGTGGTCTTCCCATACATGGGCCAGAGAAAAACTGTAGCAAACCCAATGATACGACAATGTGCCGTAGCGTCCAATTTGGTCCGGAAAGAGAAGAAAGGTAGGGGCATTTTGTATGCTCAAGACGGATGCAAGTCTTGCTGCTCGCTTGTGCAACACTACCTTGTGGACTTGCGGAGTTGCGGTAGTGAGCTTTCGCCATCCAACATGGCCAAAATGGCTATAAAATATACCATTAAGCGACCTACATGCTAATTACTGGCATTTCCTGTCCTAATCAACCTACTCAAGCAAATCACTTTAGTCTTTAGGACTTGGGCAGGCTAATCTTCACCAAATGATTCCTCCTTGGCATGATTTGTTGTCCACTGCAGTCATTGTCATCACTAACTCTCTTCTTTTGAACGTTTTGCATTGTTCAGTAAGGCTAGTATTTGGGAACCAAATTAGAGTCAAGTCTTCTTGATTGGACGATGGCATGCAAACCACTGACCTTTGAAGGATGAGGCACAAAGGTTCAGCATAGCTTCTCTTGACACTGGTGAGATATATCATGTAATTTTCTGTTTCCTGAAACTTCATGAGATTTAGCAGCAGCTGATGCATCCATTTCTCTCAAACTCACGCACGGGCATGAATTTTAATCAGTTGTGATTTAAATTATAATAAAGTTCAGAAGTCTGCGACAATGATTTGAGTTGAAAGAAGAGTATAGATCAAGAGGATGTCTTATCCAAAACACAAAGTGCTAGTGGAAGATTAGAAGGCAATACCTGGCACTCTTAGCAACAGAAATAAAACAATCGGAAAGAAGACTACCAAACTTCAACCTATCCGGCCTCGAGAGAATGATAGCATAAATAATGGATAAAAAGCTAATCATTATCACAGACAAAATAGTTTAGACAATTATTGGTGTGACAGAGTTACAAGTAATTTTCGATCAAAGTAAGACATTTGCATAGTGGAGTTGGTTGAAACATCATCAACAATCTTTGCTTATTTGAAGAAAATACTCCATCAGCATGCTAAGCTAATTTGTCCACCTTCTCCAATGGCAAACTCAAAAAAATGGCTGAATAAGAAAactgacaaaaagaacaatttTCATAACACTCCCGTGTATAAGAACACTTGTATACCATATAGATATCACTTGCATTCTTGCAAGCTGAAAAGGTATCCATAGGCTAATGTACACAAGTCCATCATGCATATTCAATTGACATGAAGCCCTTCTGGCGTTTGGGGGCATGGATTGGAAATGGAATCTTTTGCAATGTCTGGTTTGAAACATGTCAATAATTTAAACAGCTAAAGCACATAACATGTCAATAATCAGATGTATTGCCGCCACACATATAACCAGATCTATTATATATTTGTTCACTACCAGGTGCCACCTTCACAATGACACTACAGAAAATGACACTACAGACACTACCGCCCTATTAAGATGGAATATACTTAAAACATTAACATTGTTAGCGGCCACTGGCCAGACCACGGCAGTCTAAAGGCACTTGCCAACAAATGTACTTAAAACATTAACGGTTCAGCACAAACAAAGCTTTGAGTAAGCATGAATCAGATCAAGACATACCCACCAATTTGCTGAATAATGCAAGGAAATGCAACTAGAACAACAGAACAAGGGAACAATAATGTGTAAACAACGTGAATTAGACTGATATGGAAACTTGATTAGAGGAACAAACGAAGATATCTACAGACATTTGATCACCATTTTTTTCAACACGTAACATATTGAGTGTTGAAATTGAACTTAAGAAACAAAGGCACCTGATTACTGTCGTCTATACTTGTCATCAAACATCATGCAAGGCCGCTCTCCTGGCCCTTGTCTGAGAGCCGCTTGAGGAACTCATAGGTGGTGATCATGgtggtggcggacaatgacatGGACGCCCACCTTGGGCCAAGCCCCCTGTAACAAGCAGCCCACCCGCCTTCCTTGATCAGCCTCCGCACTGTCCTCCCCACGGTAATCGGCTCACCGTCCCCATCCATGACCTGCATCCTGGTCTTGATGGTGTCCAGTGGCATGGTCACAAGCGCTGACGCGCCGCCAGCCATTGCAGCACTCACTCCCTGCACTACCATAACAGTCTTGCAACCTGGCTGCAGCGAAGAATCCCCATTGCCAAGATCAATTTCTTGAACACCAACACCATACTCGCACAAGTAGCAGCCAATCCCACTCCAAATTATCTTCTGTGACAGTGAGTAAGTCGCCCACCACACGGCATTGGAGGGGGCATAGGTTAGGATGGACATGCCGAAGCCACGGTACAGACCACGCAGGCCGTCCGAACCTACAATCTTGCGGAAGGCGTCGACGCCGCCACGGTAGCGGGAGGCGGGGCAGGGATTGCCCTGAACCATGAGGCGCTGGCTGATCACGTCGACGGGTGTCCACACGATCTGCgcagcaacggcggcggcgaggcccgcggccgcgccggtaGCCGCTGACGCGGCGGGCTCTGGTGCGCCGAGGCTGAGCGCGATGGGGCCGACGGCGGAGcgggtggcctcgagcgcgCCCATGTAGAGCGCGCGCGCCGGGACGGtgccggcgagggaggtggcgaagcCGCGGTAGAAGGCGAGGGCCCCCTCCCGGCGcaggatggcggcggccgcgccgaaAGCCGAGGGAGGGAGCGCTGCCGCCCCCGTCGCTGCCACCGGGGCGACCTGGAGGCGCGTCTTGAGGACGACGGCGGGGTAGAGCGCGGCCGAGACGGCGGAGAAGAGCCCGGCTCCCAGGACGAAGAAGCGCGCCTTGTCGAGACGCTCCCACCGGATGTCCTCCGGTAGGTGCAGACCCTGGGAGGCCTCAtccttctccgccgccgcgtccggcggcggcggaggcgaggtcCGGCGATCTATGGCCTCTCCTCCatgccggcgcggcggagagAGCAGCACGTGCTGAATAACCTTTATCCCACGCGGGTGTCACACAACGCTTGCGCCCCTGAGCAGTGGAGGCATGTCctcagcaggcggcggcggcggctagggttttgggttGGGGATGGGCGCGCGTGACAATAAAAGCAAGGAAGTGAGGAAGCGAAGCCAAGCAAAGGCAAAACAGAGGAAAGCGGTGGGGAGAAGGAGGCGAAGGGTGTGGGACAGCGTCCGACGTGGCAAGCCCCCGATTATCCTAATTTCACTTGGCCCTAATTGCAGATGTACCTCGTCTAGTCCATCCAATGCTCCGAGCCTCTGAGGCCCAAAATGAGAGTAGTCTACTATTAGGCCGTCCACAGTGGAGAGAACAAATGAAAGAGCAAATgtactgtttgacactgtagatgtactgtttggcactgcaGACAGTGGAGGCACGGGAACGAGGAGGGGAAGGAGCATTTTGCTCCACCGGATGCTCCGGCCGCTGTGGacggtctcaagcccaattagCGTACATCCCATCGTCTAGTCTCGGTAGCACATAATGTCCTGGGTTTCTATGGGAGCGAATAATTTaggatttttttagaatttaacAGCGTTATGCATTCAGTGATAGGCAACGTTCCTGCCGACAGTGAAGCGAGAGAGAccaataatgttcacaaaaaataCGAGCAAACGAGCTTTCTTTACTACCTGCAAGTTTTATAATATTGTATTTCAAAACTTTGAAAAACTCTTGTATTTGGGGTACTTAACTAGGTGCTATAGCCTTGAAGAAGGGGTGCAAACATCAACATTTTTTTCCTTAACACTTTAAAATCATTTTTCTCTTATACTCTATATCTTCCTTTTGAATTCACTTGAACCTTTGTGTTGCACATAGCCTTATTGGAGCTTGCTCTAGATTGTCAAAGGTGGAGAAGAAGACAAATGTAGCAATAAAAAGAATCTAGGTGTTGATGTGGTGGAAAAAACGGATGAATCTTCTGTGCAGTAACTACAAACTAGCAAGTCCCGTGTAGATAGCACGAGTAGCTAGTTTTTTCATTCTATATGTTTCAACTTTAAAATAGaagtaaataattttttaaaatggttttattataattatttttttggatGACTCAAACTAAAGAATCATCAATGCCTTTTCTCATCTTTCATATTCTTTTGGAACACAATGTAGTATTTTTGGAACATGCATTCTGAAGAAATGTACTATCTTATATACAACTAtagattttttttctgtttttctaGTGCTCATTTTATattgggaacatatcaggtgcaaaccaacctctccatgcaaactatgaaaacttcaatctgagccatcaacatccaaggggaggggcacagagaggtgggagggggaatttgcaaaagtgtgattacccaatccaaagGCGGGTctagattgtaaaattactctATCATCtatgccccttggatgttgatccaatgactcagattgaagttttcatagtttacACATAgtggttggtttgcacctgatacatTCCCTTTTATATtacataaaatatttttagaaagaatacaatattttaaatttttggCTAGTGATTAATATTTCCTTGAGAGTTTCATCAGAGGCATGAAAAATTATCCTCATGTTTTTAGAGAAGATATAGATGAGTAGTTCAATGTATAAAGTAGAAAACAAATaatctcctttcttttctttgttctccAATCTCCAATACCTAAAGCCCCGCACATACATGATCCCATTATTCTTACTATTGATGCTTCTTTTTTTCCCAACATGTTCCATGAATTGGATCTACATAATCACTGTTGCAGCTAGTGTTAGCCTTCTCCTTTGTGTTTGTCCCCTCTCTCCTGCTTCTGTTCAATGACATCAATGgtgtgtatttttttttctcttttcaaaCACTTCGTTGAGCTTTCTATGGATAGTTAACAAGCACATCTTCCGTTCAAACACTTCCTCCTGCTTCTATTGAAGAAATTCTAACAAACACATCCAAACAATTATCATGGTCTCTTGTACGATTATCAATAGTTAACTATTTTATGAAAGCATGTACCTTTGGTGATAGAAGTATGAAATAAATGTCTAGCATAACAAATTCAGGAAGCTATGCTCTTTATGTAAGTAATTTGTTCCAAAATTTAGGTACTATTTTTCATTATGTTTTCTTATAATTTAGTTATTTACTATTTATATGgaccttttatttttctatttcccTCCAAATCCATATATAATACTAcatattttatattatttaaattttAAGTTAAACTACATATTAATTATATCCAACAAACTCTTTAAATTAATTTAAACCGTTATATTATCATAAAAACTAATATTATCTATcactttttattattattatttgtgTAGCAATTTCAAGTCATATTACTTAACATCACTCAGATATTTTTATTCTACATGGGCCATTCACATCCGTAATTGGCCTCCCAAACTCAATAGAAATTAAATTATCAATTTTTATTATTTGATAAATTGTTAATTTCCTTATATTTAAATTCTGAATTTAATTATTTACTAATGGCATTAAACATGTCCTCTTTTATCATCTGCTAATTTTCTTATCTATTGTAGATTGTTAattatttcttatttatttaatttttatttttcttatttatttaattttcctaaTGGCATTCAACATATACTCTTTTATCAAGTGCTACTTttcttatttatttaattttaagttttatttaataattataTTTGATATGAACTCTTTAGTTAAGTATATGTTTTCTTATTGTTTTAGTTTTAAATTTAGCTAtaactaatcatatttgacTAGGACTCTTTGATCAGGTCCTAACTTTCCtgtttttttcaaaattatattttgtttatcaatcgtatttgatatggactctttgaATTAGTCTAAACTgctagatcttcataaaatccaaaaatgtaatttttttattttttatattaaagtgggaatttctagattcTCGGCGAACGTAGTGGTTTCGTTTAATACTCTCTTATTAATATaattattaatataatagatagatgCACTGCTTCCCATAAAAATCATAGCAACCTTCGATCTAGGACCTGTCAGGCTTACATATTGCAGCTTCCAAGTGTTTGATTGATGGCCCAGCAGTCCCCTAGCCCCAGGCTGCAGCAAATGCAAAAGGAGGTCGTTACCCAGGCCCTGATAGCACATGGATTTTGGCCGCGTAAGGGTGGACATGCCTTTGGATTTTGGTCGCAAGGGCCGTGCAGCAGTCATCCAAGTGCGACTGAGtatttcctcaaaaaaaa
This window contains:
- the LOC120680400 gene encoding protein Brevis radix-like 1 — encoded protein: MLTCIACSKQQFAAGGPPLHEPPEDEDGVGGAIGGGAATPSTRHAIKALTAQIKDMALKASGAYRHCKPCAGSSAAASRRHHPYHHRGGSAFGGSDAGSASDRFHYAYRRAGSSAASTPRLRSGGAALSSGDATPSMSVRTDFPAGDEEEDDEIASEGGGKEDDAKEWVAQVEPGVLITFVSLAQGGNDLKRIRFSREMFNKWQAQRWWAENYDKVMELYNVQRFNQTVPLPTTPKSEDESSKEDSPVTPPLDKERLPHTFHGPMSGGGAMGYSSSDSLEHHSNRYCNGHHHHHGHQFCDSMGLASTPKLSSISGAKTETSSMDASMRTSSSPEEVDRSGELSVSISNASDQEREWVEEDEPGVYITIRALPGGIRELRRVRFSREKFSEMHARLWWEENRARIHEQYL
- the LOC120680416 gene encoding uncharacterized protein LOC120680416 isoform X1, encoding MPSNRSPNPRRVGGLYSVGSPTKTLDLSWVPDGMDRNAACILAIRIPGYEEHGTQVYHVTCDKNWVRDKDTISWMDFYADIDLEIKRGSIQSLSVSFWDKVACKYMDIDSDSSLLAAIDMYWDIRKLPLVVSVINQPCYENKSATDLTIVDMKTSQLYDTEERPTNYLAYDTEERAADDPWGENDETEYVGTKKRKRCKRCGQLGHMQKTFYFS
- the LOC120680416 gene encoding uncharacterized protein LOC120680416 isoform X2, with the protein product MGYEEHGTQVYHVTCDKNWVRDKDTISWMDFYADIDLEIKRGSIQSLSVSFWDKVACKYMDIDSDSSLLAAIDMYWDIRKLPLVVSVINQPCYENKSATDLTIVDMKTSQLYDTEERPTNYLAYDTEERAADDPWGENDETEYVGTKKRKRCKRCGQLGHMQKTFYFS
- the LOC120680439 gene encoding solute carrier family 25 member 44-like translates to MGALEATRSAVGPIALSLGAPEPAASAATGAAAGLAAAVAAQIVWTPVDVISQRLMVQGNPCPASRYRGGVDAFRKIVGSDGLRGLYRGFGMSILTYAPSNAVWWATYSLSQKIIWSGIGCYLCEYGVGVQEIDLGNGDSSLQPGCKTVMVVQGVSAAMAGGASALVTMPLDTIKTRMQVMDGDGEPITVGRTVRRLIKEGGWAACYRGLGPRWASMSLSATTMITTYEFLKRLSDKGQESGLA